In a genomic window of Sporosarcina trichiuri:
- a CDS encoding bifunctional folylpolyglutamate synthase/dihydrofolate synthase — MIPKLDVYIEHAGLTSSSTIKPGLEAIRHAMQALGNPQDQLRAIHVAGTNGKGSTVAFMESILQTAGVTTGVFTSPAMIDIHDQIRVNGRNATPAQLKDSFRLISEAGLDGCLTDFELLTAAAFVTFAEAKPDILLVECGLGGRYDSTNVLNPAVTVITSIAKEHTEFLGDTLESIAWHKAGIFRSGIPAVVGDLPREAMAEAEKIAAEGDSPLYRYGNDFSMEGDRFCGIRTIDRLNRKLKGPHQAVNAAMAIEAVHLAYPDIEEEAVRTGIGEAQLSFRFEEAAPGVFFDGAHNPAAAKRLRETIEQQFPGETVDFVIGMMANKDIEAVLAELIPVAASFTFVDFDEPGAAPAGTLYEMCQFGNKQVTDHLDASILLRENPGRKKIVSGSLYLLNSLKSHILSMEL; from the coding sequence ATGATACCGAAATTGGATGTGTACATAGAACATGCTGGCCTGACGAGCAGCAGCACGATCAAACCGGGTCTCGAAGCGATCCGTCATGCCATGCAGGCGCTCGGCAATCCGCAGGACCAGCTGCGGGCAATCCATGTCGCCGGCACGAACGGCAAAGGATCGACGGTCGCGTTCATGGAGTCCATTCTGCAGACGGCGGGCGTGACGACCGGCGTCTTCACCTCACCGGCGATGATCGACATCCACGACCAAATCCGCGTGAACGGCCGGAATGCAACCCCTGCACAGCTGAAGGACAGTTTCCGCTTGATCAGCGAAGCAGGACTCGACGGCTGCCTGACCGACTTCGAACTGCTGACGGCGGCAGCATTCGTCACATTTGCAGAGGCGAAACCCGACATCCTCCTCGTCGAATGCGGACTCGGCGGCAGGTATGACAGTACGAATGTGCTGAATCCCGCCGTCACGGTCATCACATCGATTGCGAAAGAGCATACCGAGTTCCTCGGAGACACACTTGAGTCGATTGCCTGGCACAAAGCGGGCATCTTCAGATCCGGCATCCCGGCAGTCGTCGGGGACCTGCCGCGAGAAGCCATGGCGGAAGCGGAAAAGATTGCAGCAGAAGGGGATAGTCCGCTCTATCGGTACGGCAACGACTTCAGCATGGAAGGTGACCGGTTCTGCGGGATCCGCACGATTGACCGGCTAAACAGGAAGCTGAAAGGCCCTCATCAGGCGGTTAACGCAGCAATGGCAATCGAGGCGGTGCATCTTGCATATCCTGATATAGAGGAAGAAGCGGTCCGGACAGGCATCGGAGAAGCGCAGCTGTCATTCCGGTTCGAGGAAGCGGCGCCTGGCGTCTTTTTTGACGGCGCCCACAACCCGGCGGCCGCAAAACGCCTTCGGGAGACGATCGAGCAGCAGTTTCCCGGCGAAACCGTCGATTTTGTCATTGGCATGATGGCGAACAAGGATATAGAAGCCGTTCTTGCGGAGCTCATTCCGGTCGCCGCGTCGTTCACATTCGTCGATTTTGATGAACCCGGTGCAGCTCCTGCCGGCACATTGTATGAAATGTGCCAGTTTGGAAATAAACAGGTGACAGATCATTTGGATGCTTCTATACTACTAAGAGAGAACCCAGGCCGAAAGAAAATAGTCTCAGGGTCTTTGTACTTGCTAAACAGTCTAAAGTCTCATATACTGAGTATGGAACTATAG
- a CDS encoding ATP-grasp domain-containing protein, whose product MKKCWIIYNGSLVSEKFRDQAELIAGAAERAGVYARILKNYEVLMDVTQPLDDLPDFVVFLDKDIVLATYLKSLGIPVYNDPEVIERCDNKTKQAVALARDGIPMPRTILAPKVYPKFTISGSGFYERVLGELGLPMIIKEARGSFGMNVYLIETEEAFYEKVDELRGIDYLFQEFVASSRGRDIRVNVIGDRVAAAMARSSETDFRANITNGGTAAVVELTAEQESVALRAARSVGADFAGVDLLYDPDGQPLVCEVNGAAHIRNLYNVTGINVADDMIAWILEELS is encoded by the coding sequence TTGAAAAAATGCTGGATTATTTATAATGGCAGTCTCGTCAGCGAAAAGTTCAGGGATCAGGCGGAACTCATCGCCGGGGCGGCGGAGCGAGCAGGCGTCTATGCGCGGATCCTGAAAAACTATGAAGTGCTCATGGATGTGACCCAGCCGCTTGATGATTTGCCGGATTTCGTCGTCTTCCTGGATAAAGATATCGTGCTAGCGACCTATTTGAAATCGCTCGGCATTCCGGTGTATAACGACCCGGAAGTGATCGAACGGTGCGACAATAAGACGAAGCAGGCGGTTGCCCTTGCGCGCGACGGCATACCGATGCCACGGACGATTCTGGCGCCGAAAGTGTATCCTAAGTTCACGATTTCTGGCAGCGGATTTTACGAGCGGGTACTGGGTGAGCTGGGTCTCCCAATGATCATCAAAGAAGCCCGGGGCTCGTTCGGCATGAATGTTTATTTGATCGAAACTGAAGAAGCGTTTTACGAGAAGGTTGATGAACTTCGCGGAATCGATTATCTGTTCCAGGAATTCGTCGCGTCGAGCCGTGGCCGCGACATCCGGGTGAACGTCATCGGCGATCGGGTTGCCGCTGCGATGGCGCGTTCCTCGGAAACCGATTTCCGGGCGAATATTACAAACGGCGGGACTGCCGCTGTCGTAGAACTCACGGCTGAACAGGAATCCGTCGCTCTCCGGGCTGCCCGGTCGGTCGGTGCGGACTTTGCCGGTGTCGATCTGCTGTACGATCCGGACGGGCAGCCGCTCGTCTGCGAAGTCAACGGTGCGGCCCATATCCGTAATCTCTACAATGTTACGGGCATCAACGTCGCTGACGATATGATCGCCTGGATACTGGAGGAACTATCATGA
- a CDS encoding sensor domain-containing diguanylate cyclase: MKLTGRPFLILLLLWTLIVPAGTVYLLTAHPLPDVNWLWLGLSAIFGFFSIYFPIIYNGKSIVLFVWFTLPVFLLYGLTAEVLVTQLIVITAVLSKAHTGDVLYRLLYNSLAYFLLSFLSAAAFALAGAEVGSLAFGSLVTGVIAYQVVYSVLYDAIFKLYGTLTRRMRRNTMRETLFHYFRLLLVVPLAVSLYYMLVFYGAIGYVLIGIPFFLMTYLLRVNGQREDLTGFIQAAGKIGQQLAAMTRGNEINEEYLTKASSLFSADYIYLYDAYEGWLEPRYFYADGKKQTPPTVRLAAGQGIAGRLLSGETSELFTRREQWIRQTVTVVPENLESLMCIPLIRHQKVVGGVVLGSSKRNSFKEFHLNVLDLLSSYFVVAAEKAKYIEEAEQESDMCALTGLYNYRYLERQLESEIAALKRGSIDQVALVMLDIDHFKAVNDTYGHENGNRVLQQLSRLLKEQCPSGGTAARYGGEEFVYILPGYSKEKAAAFAEMLRQLIEKTQMTIQSHLDKGLLEETITLTSSLGVAASPEDTDEAMVLLRNADRALYIGAKQSGRNRVGVYVK, from the coding sequence ATGAAGCTGACAGGCCGGCCGTTTCTGATTTTGCTGCTGCTCTGGACACTGATTGTCCCGGCCGGCACTGTATACCTTTTGACAGCACACCCACTGCCTGATGTGAACTGGCTGTGGCTCGGTCTGTCTGCTATTTTCGGATTTTTTAGTATATATTTTCCCATCATCTATAACGGGAAATCGATCGTCCTGTTCGTCTGGTTCACGCTTCCTGTCTTCCTCTTGTATGGCCTGACTGCAGAAGTACTCGTCACGCAGCTGATCGTCATCACTGCAGTCCTCTCAAAAGCTCATACAGGCGATGTGCTATACCGGCTGCTGTACAACTCGCTTGCGTACTTCCTGCTGTCATTCCTGTCCGCTGCCGCCTTTGCGCTCGCTGGTGCGGAAGTCGGCAGCCTGGCGTTCGGTTCGCTTGTCACAGGCGTGATTGCGTATCAGGTTGTCTATTCCGTGCTGTATGATGCGATTTTCAAGCTGTACGGGACGCTGACGAGACGGATGCGACGCAACACGATGAGAGAGACGCTGTTCCATTATTTCAGACTGCTTCTTGTTGTGCCGCTCGCTGTTTCACTTTACTACATGCTGGTGTTCTATGGTGCCATCGGGTATGTGCTGATCGGTATACCGTTTTTCCTGATGACTTACTTACTGCGTGTCAACGGACAGCGGGAGGACTTGACAGGCTTTATCCAGGCGGCCGGTAAAATCGGGCAGCAGCTCGCTGCCATGACCAGAGGCAATGAGATTAACGAAGAGTATCTGACGAAAGCATCCAGTCTGTTTTCCGCAGATTATATTTACTTATACGACGCTTACGAAGGATGGCTGGAACCGAGGTATTTCTATGCGGATGGAAAAAAACAGACACCGCCGACTGTCCGTTTAGCGGCTGGGCAGGGGATAGCCGGGAGGCTGCTGTCAGGTGAAACGAGTGAATTGTTTACGCGCCGTGAACAGTGGATCCGCCAGACTGTCACGGTCGTGCCGGAAAACTTGGAAAGCCTCATGTGCATCCCATTGATCCGGCATCAGAAGGTGGTCGGCGGAGTCGTGCTCGGCAGCAGTAAACGCAACAGCTTCAAAGAATTTCATCTGAATGTACTGGACTTATTGAGCTCCTATTTTGTCGTAGCTGCCGAGAAGGCGAAGTATATCGAGGAAGCGGAACAGGAGAGCGATATGTGTGCCCTCACCGGTCTCTATAACTACCGGTATCTGGAACGCCAACTGGAGAGTGAGATAGCCGCCCTAAAGCGGGGCAGTATTGATCAGGTCGCTCTCGTCATGCTGGATATCGACCACTTCAAAGCGGTCAATGACACATATGGCCATGAAAATGGCAATCGTGTCCTGCAGCAGCTCAGCAGACTCCTGAAAGAACAATGTCCGTCAGGCGGCACGGCAGCACGGTATGGCGGTGAGGAATTCGTTTATATCCTCCCGGGATACTCGAAAGAAAAAGCTGCAGCGTTTGCTGAAATGCTTCGGCAGTTAATCGAGAAAACGCAAATGACTATACAGAGCCATCTGGATAAGGGGCTGCTGGAGGAAACGATCACCCTCACATCCAGCTTAGGAGTGGCAGCCTCGCCTGAGGACACCGACGAAGCCATGGTGCTCCTGCGAAACGCAGACCGCGCCCTCTACATCGGAGCGAAGCAGTCGGGACGCAATCGGGTGGGGGTATACGTGAAGTGA
- a CDS encoding ATP-grasp domain-containing protein, whose translation MTGWLIYSREEAERNAWFIGQLIAAAQNCRLDLELKIEEELQPDDAQPDFALYRGRDFDISRGLEDAGVRVFNRTEVNRIANDKLAASQLAMMLGVPAIPTAKVRAVDEIRSFPAVVKTADGHGGSDVFLLEDEKSAAELFAERPTEQWIVQPFIDHTPSDVRLYMLGVVCIGAVKRTGAGSFKSNVALGGTAEPFSPPAALTAFAERIAKALKSDYVGIDFIQDQDGIWLFNELEDPVGARSLYAAGDLDVAEELMKYISDKLDDPFAG comes from the coding sequence ATGACGGGATGGCTAATCTACAGCCGCGAAGAAGCGGAGCGGAATGCGTGGTTCATAGGGCAGCTGATCGCGGCAGCTCAAAACTGCAGGCTGGATCTTGAACTGAAGATCGAGGAAGAATTGCAGCCGGATGACGCTCAGCCGGATTTTGCGTTGTACCGCGGCCGTGACTTTGACATCAGCCGCGGCCTGGAAGACGCCGGCGTCCGCGTGTTCAACCGTACCGAAGTGAACCGGATCGCGAATGATAAACTCGCGGCATCACAGCTCGCGATGATGCTCGGCGTTCCGGCGATTCCAACGGCTAAAGTGAGAGCTGTGGACGAGATCCGGTCGTTCCCGGCTGTCGTCAAGACGGCCGATGGGCATGGCGGCAGTGATGTGTTTTTGCTGGAGGATGAGAAGTCGGCTGCGGAATTGTTTGCGGAACGGCCCACGGAGCAGTGGATTGTCCAGCCATTCATCGATCACACGCCGTCCGACGTCCGGCTCTATATGCTCGGAGTTGTCTGTATCGGTGCAGTGAAGCGGACAGGCGCCGGGTCGTTCAAGTCGAATGTCGCACTCGGCGGCACAGCGGAGCCGTTCAGCCCGCCGGCCGCGCTCACTGCCTTCGCGGAACGGATTGCCAAGGCGCTGAAAAGCGATTATGTCGGTATCGACTTTATCCAGGATCAGGATGGGATCTGGCTGTTCAATGAACTTGAAGATCCTGTTGGCGCGCGGTCGCTGTATGCAGCAGGCGACCTGGATGTTGCGGAGGAATTGATGAAGTACATTTCTGATAAGCTGGACGATCCGTTTGCGGGATAG
- a CDS encoding valine--tRNA ligase, with the protein MTDKQQTEMPTKYDPQTIEKDRYEWWLEGGYFKAQPESGKEPYTIVIPPPNVTGKLHLGHAWDTTLQDILIRMKRMQGYDALWLPGMDHAGIATQAKVEEKLRADGQNRYDLGREKFLEKTWEWKEEYAGHIREQWAKLGLALDYSRERFTLDEGLSRAVREVFVKLYDKGLIYRGEYIINWDPATKTALSDIEVIHKDVAGAFYHMRYPLTDGTGSIEIATTRPETMLGDTAVAVHPDDERYQHLIGKTVKLPIVGREIPIVADDYVEMDFGSGAVKITPAHDPNDFEIGNRHDLPRVLVMNEDGSMNSMAGKYEGMDRFECRKAIVKDLQEMDVLFKIEEHNHSVGHSERSGAVVEPYLSTQWFVKMQPLAEQAIELQKTDGKVNFVPERFEKTYLTWMENVHDWCISRQLWWGHRIPAWYHNETGEVYVGEEAPADIENWHQENDVLDTWFSSALWPFSTMGWPDTEDPEFKRYYPTDALVTGYDIIFFWVSRMIFQALEFTDQRPFNDVLIHGLVRAEDGRKMSKSLGNGVDPMDVIDQYGADALRYFLATGSSPGQDLRYSTEKVEAIWNFANKIWNASRFALMNMEGMTYEEIDLSGKRSVADDWILTRLNETIDSVTKLSDRYEFGEVGRALYNFIWDDVCDWYIEMAKLPLYGEDEDAKKMTRSVLAYVLDNTMRLLHPLMPFITEEIWQNLPHSGESITVAPWPTVNAAYSDEKRSDDMKLLTDIIKAVRNIRAEVNTPMSRQVPLYIAAKDEATAAVLDENQAYLEKFCNPESLKIGLDVQAPGKSMSAVVTGAELFMPLEGLLDIDEEIARLTKELGKWTGEVKRVQGKLSNERFVSKAPQAVVDEERAKEKDYLEKHAAVQRRIEELKEI; encoded by the coding sequence ATGACGGACAAACAGCAGACAGAAATGCCGACGAAGTACGATCCGCAGACGATCGAGAAAGACCGCTATGAATGGTGGCTGGAAGGCGGGTACTTCAAAGCCCAGCCGGAGAGCGGCAAGGAGCCGTATACAATTGTCATCCCGCCGCCAAACGTGACAGGCAAGCTTCACCTCGGCCATGCGTGGGATACAACGCTGCAGGATATCCTGATCCGCATGAAACGGATGCAGGGCTACGATGCTCTTTGGCTGCCCGGCATGGACCATGCGGGTATTGCGACACAGGCGAAGGTGGAGGAGAAGCTCCGTGCGGACGGCCAGAACCGCTATGACCTCGGCCGCGAGAAATTCCTCGAGAAGACATGGGAATGGAAAGAGGAATATGCCGGCCATATCCGGGAGCAGTGGGCGAAACTCGGTCTCGCGCTCGATTATTCCCGCGAACGGTTCACACTCGATGAAGGCCTGTCGCGTGCAGTCCGGGAAGTGTTCGTAAAGCTCTATGACAAAGGGCTGATCTACCGCGGCGAGTACATCATCAACTGGGATCCCGCAACAAAAACAGCGCTGTCCGATATCGAAGTCATCCATAAAGATGTAGCGGGTGCCTTCTATCATATGCGCTACCCGCTCACAGATGGAACCGGAAGTATCGAAATCGCGACGACCCGCCCGGAGACGATGCTCGGGGATACGGCGGTCGCCGTCCATCCGGATGATGAACGCTACCAGCACCTGATCGGCAAGACGGTCAAACTGCCGATTGTCGGCCGTGAAATCCCGATCGTTGCGGATGATTACGTGGAAATGGACTTCGGAAGCGGTGCAGTCAAGATCACGCCGGCACACGACCCGAACGACTTTGAGATCGGCAACCGCCATGACCTTCCGCGTGTCCTCGTCATGAACGAAGACGGCTCGATGAACAGCATGGCCGGCAAATACGAAGGCATGGACCGTTTCGAATGCCGGAAAGCGATCGTCAAGGACCTGCAGGAGATGGATGTCCTGTTCAAAATCGAAGAGCACAACCATTCCGTCGGCCACTCGGAGCGGAGCGGCGCAGTCGTCGAGCCATACTTGTCGACACAATGGTTCGTCAAGATGCAGCCGCTGGCAGAACAGGCGATCGAACTGCAGAAGACGGACGGCAAAGTCAACTTCGTTCCCGAGCGGTTCGAGAAGACGTATCTGACATGGATGGAGAACGTCCACGACTGGTGCATCTCCCGCCAGCTCTGGTGGGGCCACCGCATTCCGGCCTGGTATCATAACGAAACTGGCGAAGTGTATGTCGGTGAGGAAGCGCCGGCGGACATCGAGAACTGGCATCAGGAGAATGACGTGCTCGATACGTGGTTCTCATCCGCACTCTGGCCATTCTCGACGATGGGCTGGCCGGATACGGAAGACCCTGAATTCAAACGGTATTATCCGACGGACGCTCTCGTTACAGGATATGACATCATCTTCTTCTGGGTGTCCCGGATGATCTTCCAGGCGCTCGAATTCACCGATCAGCGTCCGTTCAATGATGTGCTGATCCACGGACTGGTGCGTGCAGAAGACGGCCGCAAAATGTCGAAGTCGCTCGGCAACGGGGTCGATCCGATGGACGTCATCGACCAGTACGGTGCCGATGCGCTCCGCTACTTCCTGGCGACAGGGTCATCACCGGGGCAGGACCTGCGCTATTCGACGGAAAAAGTCGAAGCGATCTGGAATTTCGCGAACAAGATCTGGAACGCCTCCCGTTTCGCGCTCATGAACATGGAAGGCATGACATACGAGGAAATCGACCTGTCCGGCAAGCGATCTGTCGCGGATGACTGGATCCTGACGCGCCTGAACGAAACAATCGATTCCGTCACCAAGCTGTCCGACCGGTATGAATTCGGCGAAGTCGGCCGTGCGCTCTACAACTTCATCTGGGATGACGTGTGCGACTGGTATATCGAAATGGCGAAGCTGCCATTGTATGGGGAAGACGAGGACGCGAAGAAGATGACGCGCTCCGTGCTCGCCTATGTCCTCGACAACACGATGCGTCTGCTGCACCCGCTCATGCCGTTCATCACCGAAGAGATCTGGCAGAACCTGCCGCACAGCGGCGAGTCGATCACGGTGGCACCATGGCCGACAGTGAATGCTGCCTACTCGGATGAAAAACGCTCGGATGACATGAAACTGCTGACGGATATCATCAAAGCGGTCCGCAACATCCGCGCGGAAGTGAACACACCGATGAGCCGCCAGGTGCCTCTCTACATCGCTGCGAAAGATGAGGCGACAGCTGCCGTGCTGGATGAGAACCAGGCGTATCTGGAGAAGTTCTGCAATCCGGAATCCCTCAAAATCGGTTTGGACGTCCAGGCGCCAGGTAAATCGATGTCCGCCGTCGTGACAGGCGCGGAACTGTTCATGCCACTTGAAGGGCTGCTCGATATCGACGAGGAGATCGCACGTCTGACGAAAGAACTCGGCAAATGGACCGGCGAAGTGAAGCGCGTCCAGGGCAAACTGTCCAACGAACGCTTCGTTTCGAAAGCACCGCAGGCCGTCGTCGACGAAGAGCGTGCGAAAGAGAAGGATTACCTCGAAAAACACGCCGCCGTCCAGCGCCGGATCGAGGAACTGAAAGAGATTTAA